GCATGACATACCGGGAGTGACAGATGGCCCATGTGTTTGGCTCAGCAGTGTATGGTGGGAAGTGGCAGGGGAAGAGGCTGGGAAGGCAAATTGGGACCACATTGTGAAAGACATTGGGGACATGTTAAGGAGTTTGAATGTGACTCTGAAGGCCACAGGGAGCAAGTAGAAGTTTTGAAATAGGAAGATGGCATCTTAGATGTCTGTCAGCAGTGGGAAGGATGACCTAGAAGGGCAGAGGCTAGAGTAGGAGAAACTTGTTTAGGAGGATCTAAGCAAGACAGGTCCCAGCTCTCAGTAAGGGGTGGgagcagaaaaaatgaaattttttcagaaaaactttttttttttttgcagaaaattcctttttttttttttccagaaaaaatgAAACGCTGCAGTTGTCAGGGGAGGAGTCAGTAATCAAATGATCCAACCACCTGAGGAGAGGCTGGACCTCACTGGTTGCCTCCCAGCAGAATTCAATTAGAAGAGGAAATGATCACTTGCAGTGATTTCCAGCCAGCTGCAAGTGCCCCAGAAGCATCTAATTTGTGCTGCCCCAGCTCCTGGCGAGCACACTGATTATCACCCTTACTGCTCCTTGTAGGTGTTAGACAGGAGAATCTCCTCCACTAGACTGTGATCTTCAAGGGCAGGGTCTGTCCTGGACTCCCTTTGTTCTGTTCCTGCTCCATTCTCAGGCAAGCCCTTGCCTCAGCTCCAGCCCCATATTCAAATCTAGTAAGAAATGAGCCAGTCAGTCCACTTCCTATACAGCTCAAACCAAAGTCCAAGAATTGAGTCTCATTGTGTCTGATTGGGCTGCCTTGGGGTGTGGGCCCATCCCTGAACCAATCTCTGTGCCCAGGGGAACTGGAAGGCCGTGGGTCATAAGTAGCCTTGGGGTCAGGTGTGGAGGCAGCTTCTCAGAGGGTATGGACTAAGAATCAGATTGGAGCAGACCTCTAAAGGAAAATCAAGGGCTAGGAACCAGGAGTAAGGTAAATGGATATGGGGcagtggctaaaataaaaaacaaacccaaaaatcAAACGACAAATCCCTACAATAAGCATGTCCCAGATATAGAGAAGATGGATGAATTTGTGGATGAAAGATAGTTGAGGACATAGTAGAGTCATTCCAACTCAAGCTATTCATGGAGAAGAATGGGCTAGCTTCTGAGGATCCAGGGTGGATCAAATGGAAGTATTGGCTTTAAACCAACAGTTCtgaaccttggctgcacattaaaatccccagaggacctcaacaaaacaCCAATACCAGAGCACCACCTCCAGAGAGGCTGATTTGATTGGTCTGAGGTGGGGCCCAGGCATCAGGATGCTGAAACTttccaggtgattccagtgtgcaGGCAACCAAACAGTGCCAAAAGATTAGTAGACAGTGGGAACTGGTGGGAACAAAAAAGTACATACCCAAGCTCATTGGCTGGGCTTTCATGAGACTTAGGGCTCTGGAGGGAAACCAAGGAATCCAAGGAATTTATGGGGCCAGAGAGAGAGGTAATAACCCCTCTGAATACAGGGCAGAAGGACCATTCTAAAGCTTGCTAGCTTTCTGAGAGGGATTAGAGTTATATGGACTAGTTGCCTCTGATTGGTGGGGTGAGGGAAGCATCTATTGGTATAACTGGACTAGCTGGGATGGGGCTGGGATGGGGCAGGTTCAAACAGGTGAGGCTGGGTCCCAGAGCTATGTCTGAGGTACACTTAACCAGAGTGGGGAATCAGTTAAGATGATGGTGGAGCCATGTGTAGTGCTGAAGTTTTCAATTGGAGAGACTGTGCAAATAGTGATGCCTCTTAAGGAAATACTAAATCAAGGAGGGAGAGGAACAGTAGCAAATATGAGAGAAGAGAGGATGAGTGCAATTTTGGACTTGCTGAGATGCAGGAATCTGAGGAACTAACAAGTGCAGATGTCCAGTAGGCATTGTCCTACTGAACATGTCCAGAAGATCTTGTAGGTATAGAGCTTGGAAGGGAGACTTGGGAGTCTTCAGCAAGAGGGTATCTGAACCCAGGAAGAGCATGTTGAATGAGCAGAAGTGAGGCTGCAGAAGGCATAGATGGACTCTAGGGGAGGAAGGCGGAGACTGTGAGGATGGAGAAATGGCCATCAGCATCCTGGGGGCTATCCTGTTCTACATGCGGATCAACACCTCAGTTTGATTTAGCTGAGTcaaatatcaatatttaaaaaaatgaaacaattccTTATCAGCAAACTATGAGCAAACCcacaccaaacaaacaaaaagtaaataacaccaaaataGAGACTGGGTTTTCAATTCACTTCAatgaagcaaatatttactgaacgcCTACTACGTGCCAGACTAGCCCCAGATGGCTTGGCTGGCATGGTTAGCTCATCAGGCTCACAGCCCACTCCCACGCTCTTCCACAGCCCCATCTGGGAGGCCTCAGTGGCTCTGGTTCCTAGAATCTCTGTCTTCAACAAAGCTCAGCTCATCCACCAGTTGTTCTAAGTAAGATCCACCTGCAAATCTGGGGTCTCATGGTAGTTTCCACCTTCCCCGGAAGCCATTCAGTGGCTGTTCCACAAAGCACTTGCCTATGCTGGGCTCCCCAATAGGAGCTGACTTCTGGTTCAAGGCCCACCCCTGTCCCCAGCTCCTGTATGGGACAGAGATGCGTGATCTGGCAGTTGGCCCAGAATGAATGCTCCCTTCTGGCTACTTCTAACCATCTTTCCAACAGCCTGCCCCTCAGGGGTCTCTAGTTTACTTTCTGTCACTTTAGAGTTACAATACCAGGACACATTGCAGAAAATCACTTTGCAGACAAAACCTCTCTACCACGCACAGTAAGTGGTGGGTTGCTCCCTCACACTGCACCCACACACCACAGTTGCAGTCCCCTTCCGCCATTTTCTTTGCAGGTCCTCATCCCCTCATCACTCAGCAAACACTTCCTAAGCTAAGTCGGTAGCATGTGAGGGCTGCCTGTTTAACAGACCCTCCAGTCTAGAAATTTACTGTTCTTTGCACATGCCATCTCTTCCATTTGCATAATTCTCCAATCCGCCAATTCTTTACCTCTTTCAAAGTCCTGCAAAAAAGCTGCCTGAGAGTTTGGTCTGCTTTACTCAAGAGTCCCTTCAAATTCACAGGCTTCTTTACATTTGCAGGCTTATCACTTTGTAAATGTCTTCTTTAGTTACTCTTGGAAATATTGTTTCCTGAATTAGTTTTAAATGCtcagtcattttctttctttatttttaatagcttttaaaatttattttgaaatactttcaagcttacaggacagttacaaaaatgatacaaaccccatacagagagctccaacataCCCTTATCCCTCCAGATAACACCagtttaacattttgtcacatttgcgtATTGTTCTATCCAtcaatctatccatctatctgtttatctatctatttataaatccatttatgaacacttgagtgtagattgCATATATCATGTTCCTTGAATACTCAACACTGCCACACACAAGGattttcacttatgtaaccaccttaagtacagttatcaagttcaagaacttaaCATTGCATTACTTTGCTTAgagtttatattccaatttttcacgtcccaatgatgtccttttgagccttctctcctccctcattAGATCCTCACCAGGATCATCTATTGCCTTTAATTGTGtctctctttagttgctcagTAATTTATTTATTACTCCTAGTTCTGCACATAGTAGGTACCCAATACATACTCTTGGCTAATTAAAGCACAtaagttttaataaaaaaaggCCAAGCTGGTACCAAGATCAGCCCATCAAACCTCTTCTTTTAAGATCCCTTCTtattaaaacaagagaaaagggagaaatttccAGCTGCGGCCCAGTATCAGGCTAAGAACTGCCCTTGGCCAGAGGGAAAAGGGGTCCGGAGCCCAAAGTccctgaagaaaaggagaagaagccCTTGCTGATCAGCTTGCCATCCCTTCCCAAGTCAAGCTACAAAACGAAATGACAGGAAACAAAAGCACTTGGAGTGATGGACTAAGCACAGTCATTCCTAGTATGCTCCCTTGAACAACCAGTTCAGTCTTTCTCCAAACTTGTCTCATATGAATCACTCAGGACATTTATTAAACACACCAATTCTCAGGGCCCTCCCCTGGAGGCTCTGATTCAGTACTTCTGGAACAGAGTGTGGAAATCCATATGTTAACAAGTGCCTGGAGTGGACCTTCCAACATCAAAGTGGAGCCACCCAGCAGCCCTGGGCTGCCAAGGTCAAGGCTCTCAGCCAGACTCACTTCATGAGAAGGAACTACTCAGACCACTGGCTGCTCTCCAGAACCTTCACAGGAACCCAAGGCTCTCGTGGACCCGTCGCCTCTGTGCTCTTGGCCCTCCCTTCTCCAACATCCTCCACGCAGGGCCCAAATACTTCCATCTCTGTTGCTGAGATCTCTAAGGCCTTGGATGATCCCAAGTTCTGGCAGTCCCATCTCCTGGCCTGGTTCCCAACAGCTGAGGGATGGCAGTGGGATGTGGACCTAATTTAGAACAAAAGAGCCAGGTATTCATTGGCCAGGTATTAATTAGAGAGTGCCTATAGATAGCTGGTGAAATCATATTCTACCTTGGGATCCAGCTGGGTCATTTTATGGAAATAACTTAGTCGGGAAGCTTATATCTCCCAAAGCTGAGGTCAGTGTTTACAGAGAGAGATACTGGACACCAACTCTACTGTTGGAGCTGAAATTTAACCTCGGGGCCCTTCTGGTACAAGCCAGCCGAATGAGGCTTGTTCAAGTTCAGGTTGTTCCAGTGGGCCCCTGTGCCTACCTACAGAGCAGCCAGGTAACatgaccacccccaccccacaaccaCCCCAGAGTACAATGCTTCAGAGCTGGTTACAGCAAAACAGGCTGATGAATGCCATTTGGCCAGAGATTCAGTAGTGTCTTCCTTTTAATGAAGCCAATAAGGCTTTGTTTTCATTAAGATGTGATTTCTGAAACAGCCCCTTGTTTATCTTCACTCCAGAAAGTTTACACAGGCAGTATTTCCATGGGATGTTAACAGGTGTTATGCAGGGGGAGAAGTTTCCATGCTCTATAGGTTTAGGAAATACTGggttaaacaaaatgaaataggTTTCTttactggtctttttttttttttaagaacttttaATATGTCAGTGCAAATTGTAGAAACTCCAAGAAGTGAATACAATGcactgtattttctaaattaaacTGACAATGAAACTTTTTAGGGGGGAACATCTCAAGCAGTTTACCACAGAAcatattttgggaaatgctgaaGTAAAGGATATAGTAGCCAGAGTCGACCTGACCTTTAAGAAATAAGTGGTTGCTATTTTGCTGGATCTCAGGTGAATATCTTCTTCCAATGTACTGCTCTCTGTAACCACAAAAATTAACACTTGGGGTTAAGTGGTACAGCATAGTGGTTAAGCGAGCAGGCTGTCAGGATGCTTATCTTGGCTCCTCACTTACTACCTGTTTGACCCTAGACATGTTATTGAACATTTTCTGTGCCTCAcctttcctatctgtaaaatggggaactTGGTACCTCCTTTTGAAGGATTAAAGACACACATCTATTATTATGAAGCAACAAAGGCATTGTCTCCCAAAGGAATGTGGGTCCTCTAGCCTATTTCTGGGCTTGATTTTTCCAGCAGATTAACTAGtggtcactttattttttttttaatttattttaatttatttttatattcattttattgagatatattcacatacgatgcagtcatacaaaacacacTTTAGAATACATAGGAAACTTGGCATCGGGAGTATAGTGGGATCAGGTGGAGAGGGTAAGAGAGCAGGAAAAGTGTGACCCTGGGTGAGGACTGGAGTGGGGCCATTGGCAAGATCAGCCATCTGAGCCTCCCTGGACCCAGCAGGCTCTCTCCTGCCTCTGGGCTTTTGAATTTACAGTTTCCTCTTCTTGGAACACTCTTCTCTCATCTTTACTTTTCTTCACTTGGCCACTTCCTATTTACCCTTTTAAAATCTCAATTTAGATTCACTTTTTCTGGAAAGCCTTCCCTGGTTAGGTGCCCTCCTTCAAACTCCCAGAAGTCCCTTGATTATAACCAAAGTGCTGTATTTATTATACTTACTGTATTTGTCTGATTACTGATCTGTGTCCTTCACTAGACTATAAGCTGTGTGAAGGCAAGGACTGTGTTTGTCTACAGTATTCTCAGCAACTGTGCAGGGACAGATCATAGTAGATACTGAATAAATATCCTCTGAATGGAAGGAGTAAGAATAAACTGAAGAGAGTCACTGTGTAGAGCTTAGAGTGTGTGGGAGACAGTTTGGGGGTATAGGCCAGGGCAAAAGGCCTAGGatgtgggggtagggggtggggggctccacCAAAATGTatagaaagaggaaaatcaaaGATTCAAGTCAATCTTGTAACAAGTTACATAGAAATATGTACTTATGTGGGTTAATAAGTACATTAtaaattcaaaaaagaaagaaagaaaaggtagagGGAATAAAGAAGAGTCCAACTCAAAATTTCTTCTTAGACCAATGTTGGCTGTAATTTGTGATGCCTTCACATACGCCATTGACTCTCTAAGGGTTCCCCATGAGGAAAGAAGGGTTGCCCAGTACCTTAAGAAACAAAGGAGGGGAAAGgttaaaatactagtaactgATAGGTAGAATGGAGAGGTTCTTGCCGATGAGTTCAGGTGCTAAATTGGGACATTTCAAATTAGTATTTCAACCATCTCACTGGCATTTCATGACTGACATTTCTACTGCCACTCAGCTTTCTGGGTCACATGTGGGAAAGGAGTTCCTcagaaaatcctttaaaaaacCTTTTAAGTAGAAACGGGACTGTAATAGCATCTTGTTCAACTTTGATCATCTTACAGATAAGaaatttttactttctcaagATCTCACTATGGCCTAAAATGAACTTACTAGGTTAGTTCTGGGAAAAACAGTTTGGTCTCTAAAACCACAAAAACAACAAATCAAACACaaaaaatctatttctgaaaTAATCTGGGAAATTTGAGGACTGATCTTTGATgacattaaagaatattttaattttttaagtatgATAATGTATTGTAATTAAGTTTTAGAAAAGAATTCATAGCTTTTAGGAATACATACTGAAATATCTacaatttgcttcaaaataacccAGTGGGTGTAGGAGGAAAGTGAGGTGGGGTATAAATGGAGTAAGACTGGCTACCAGTGGATAATTGCTGAAGCTGGGTAGTAGGTAAGTGGTGCTTtattatattatctttttaacatatttggaattttccatttaaaaccacacaaaaaagaaacatCTCCTTGCAAAAAGGCCTGTGTCTAATACATACTTGTAAATATAATaagcattttattcatttattaatttagtcactcattcaacatatatttctaaatttacattttatttatttattccgtCAATAAAATATTCACAGGGTTTGAAATTCAAAAGGTACAAAGAGTTTTCAGTAAAAAGTCCCCCTCCTACCCCTTTCTCCCCAGAAACACAGTGCTCCTCCCGGAGATAGCTAGTTTCTTATAAATCCCTCCaggatttaaaaatttgttcccccttctttactCAAATGATAGTATTCTATACATACTTTTCTGCAGTTGGCTTTTTATCACATAACATATCTTGGGGATCATTCCATAACAGAACAGAGCCTCCTCTCCCTTTTCACAGCTGCATCATATTCCATTATTTCAGCCTGTATTTCACACACTGTGTCATGTGTTTTGGGGctacaaaaatgaggaaaatatggtCCTTCTCCCAGGCAGCTCAGAGTCTAAAAGGTACTTTCTTTTGGGAGGGGGGAAAAGGCAAACTAGAGGCTTCAGCTTCAAGGCTGATCCTAAGCTCAGCTACTTTCACAGTCAGGCTccttggaagggaaaggagagatcTAAAATGGAGGTTTCTGAGAAAACTTCATGGATTAGCTAGAAGTCCAGTGGAAAATGTGACAGCAAACTGCTGCCTCTCTTTTACCTTCCCCTCCAAGGCATTATTGATCACGTCACTTGTTTCCTCTCTGAtgtaattctgttttatttcattttactatttttctaattataaaagaaagacATACTCATTGGGAAAAATTTAGAAAGTATATGGAGAAGCAGAAATAATTACCCATAGTTCATAAACCTTTTAAATACCTGCTTAAAATTGCATGGTGATTATGATTAGCGCTCGGTGCGGGGAGCTGGCGGCCAGAAGGGTGTCATCCGCATCGCTACCACCATGGACCGTCGCCCGCCTGCCAGCTGAGGAGACAGAATGAACTAACAAAACACAGTGATAACAAGGATTATTCAGTATGCGGTTTGCAGGATGTCCATGGCAACATCGAAAATGAATTCCTTATTTTTACCAGATGTTCTTATATGAGAAGATCCATTTCAAGCAATCTAAATACTCTATCTGTTGCTGGACCAGCATGGAAGGATTCAAGAGAGGGTGAAAAGGTGGCAGTAAAAGTTATTGACAAGACAAAACTGGACACGCTAGCCACCGGTCATCTTTTCCAGGATGTGAGATATATGAAACTAGTGCAGCATCCCAACATCATATGCCTTTACGATGTTATTGACACCCAGACCaaactatattttattctagAACTGGGGGATGGAGGAGACATGTTTGATTACATAATGAAACACGAAGAGGGTCTTAATGAAAACTTGGCCAAGAAGTACTTTGCTCAGATAGTTCATGCTATATCTTATTGCCATAAATTCCATGTAGCTCACAGAGACTTAAAATGAGAGACTGTGGTCTTTGAAAAAACAAGGTCTTGTAAAGTTGACAGACTTTGGTCTCAGCAACAAGTTTCAACCAGGGAAGAAGCTCACGAGAATCTGTGGATTTCTTGCATATTCTGCTCTAGAAATTCTGCTTGGTGATGATTATGATGCATCCATAGTAGATAACCAGGTATCAATGAAATTGTTCATTAAAATATATGAGCCAAAGATTTTTGATTAGTGGAGCAGCCTTAATCAGAAAATGAAGCCAGGAATTTATAGAAGAAACCCTTCTTCTATAAATGTCTGACTGTGAAAAGGTGTCCAGCCTCACTGGTAGCCAGGGAAaggcaaactaaaaccacaagaTACAGTTTCATACTCTTCTCATTAGCAAAAACTAAAGTCAGACAAAACTATGGGTTGGCAAGATGATAGGACATCAGGAACTCTTATACCATTTAGAGGACATAAAGTTAAAGATGTACACATCCTGTGAcacagcaattctactcctgggCATGTACCCTAAAGAAGTGCCTACTCATGTACAACAAGAGATTTTTAAAGACCGTTTTGAATAGCATTGTTGAGTATTCATCAATAGGAGAATAAATTGTTCAATATTCATATTATAGGATTCTCTGTGTTAGtgagaatgaatgaactagacttaTGTATGTCAGCATGGATAAATTTCACAGATGTAACATTTACAAGGAAAAAATCAAGTTATTAATTAAGAGTAATATAGTATTATATTgtttatgtaaaatattatatGTTGCTTAGGGATGCATGCATATATGAAAACTACATGAGATCAAGACAGGTTCCTCTGAAGGGCAGGCAAATATCTAGAGAGTTTTAGCTGTACTGGTGATGTTTATTAAGTTGGGTGGTGGGTACACAGGTGttctttgtaattaaaaaattaaaaatatttttacatctttttgtATGTATTTAACATTgcatattaaaacttaaaaagttaaggaagagaaaactgtCTGGAGGTTGCACACCAATCTGATAAAGGGTTACCTTTTATTGGTAACATAAAATTGGGTGGAGTTCATGGgtaatcttttcattttttttatttgtatttcaatttattttgtgaataaaataaatatagaattgtTTCCTTAAAAAAACCTGCATGGTACTAATATTATATATTTGGGACGTTAAATTTTAACTCaaaggcaagcagaaggaaaatacaCACAAATTATGATCCAACTGTATGCTGTCTAGAAAAGACTCATTTAAATTCAAAgccataagtaggttgaaagtgaagggacagaaaaaatatacatCATGCAAACAGTaagcaaaagagagctggggcatCTACAATAATATcacataaaatagaatttaagtaaaaaacagttacgAGAGACAAAGAtgctcattatatactgataaaggagtcaatttaaGAAGACATAAATACATGTGCACCTAACAGAAGAGCCctaaaatatgtgaaacaaatactgacagatttgaaaagagaaatggacaGCTGTACATTAATATTAGGAgtctttaatataccactttcaataacagatagaacacttagaagatcaataagaaaatagaagacttggaCAATACAACAATACTCCAAACC
The Choloepus didactylus isolate mChoDid1 chromosome 4, mChoDid1.pri, whole genome shotgun sequence DNA segment above includes these coding regions:
- the LOC119532738 gene encoding LOW QUALITY PROTEIN: SNF-related serine/threonine-protein kinase-like (The sequence of the model RefSeq protein was modified relative to this genomic sequence to represent the inferred CDS: inserted 2 bases in 1 codon; substituted 1 base at 1 genomic stop codon): MRRSISSNLNTLSVAGPAWKDSREGEKVAVKVIDKTKLDTLATGHLFQDVRYMKLVQHPNIICLYDVIDTQTKLYFILELGDGGDMFDYIMKHEEGLNENLAKKYFAQIVHAISYCHKFHVAHRDLKXETVVFXKKQGLVKLTDFGLSNKFQPGKKLTRICGFLAYSALEILLGDDYDASIVDNQVSMKLFIKIYEPKIFD